Proteins from a single region of Bartonella sp. M0283:
- a CDS encoding autotransporter outer membrane beta-barrel domain-containing protein encodes MLFKLQYLHSVSLFAFSAAIGVAASTSLVANCALAGEISYNGSDNSLLLKDSTSNSDQYKSLYSQTNLSGNTITVIGGSDKQIEWSTTDGAIAPYIIYGGVDIFEENKAASHPLSDNISANNLIVKNVSYDWSAVTAESNHSYFQPGQFGGGSIIGGLSYGNGPNTSGNEEQTNGVHGKSISGNSIIVENVSVTGGNGGHAANESNVMSTVAGSSIGGMGGASIFGGLSIGVTEYAFDHDGAEGDSGNGGDVFNNTISLKNVTLIGGAGGNGGANPDMGDNNAGGLGGFGGGSVFGGVSIGAAGGPLAAGDGGAVHDNKITLVNVTLTGGNGGNGGLSQYNAGSGNGGVAGGSVFGGLSISSANGFGTKTSGKGGNVYNNHILLDNVTLNAGNVGRSGGKGSTGGAGIDGLEGGSVFGGASIGGASGDGDGGESTSGKGGDVKDNTIVISGKTHISGNVYGGFSQGGAAGRDAKTGLSGDITGNAITLEGDEITIGKRDASGNIVSYGAIYGGYSLKGDGTINELANVFTGNTLTLDGYRGKVSGIYNFQNYHWILPTDVKNGDTLIKIAEGGKAVDLTNTNHTIADMAPSGNRLETGNIVTLIDKTSGTLNAQSPYTIHQGQFIVYQAKLQQTHDSDNALVLKIARRQNDGTTGNNSGGEDNTGGENNQQGGQSAAQLNPQSKAYSEGRAASLAFVSQGSDVIANSMGTISSMATRTDNRFNHPLYVPFIMTGGSSSRYQTGSHVSVDGFNMIAGLAFGFNLEAGHKVTTGAFFEYGRGTYDTYNSFDRFASVHGDGDSDYKGGGILARIEFAGTGLGLVKNLKPDETDGLYADAALRFGQSDGKFTAGRKFGLEEQVVDYHGSYDSTVNYFGGHVTGGYVFNFDDRRALDVYGRYLWTRMESDTVKIDQEKLHFDSATSSRIELGSRYSYQYNDWFKPYIGATYDYEFEGDVGAKAYEFNLHKPSLEGSTGIFEAGFKLNPLRNNKALTINVDGQGYVGARQGGGGGVKLKYEF; translated from the coding sequence ATGTTATTCAAACTGCAATATCTGCATTCGGTTTCTCTATTTGCCTTTTCTGCGGCAATCGGCGTAGCCGCTTCCACAAGCCTTGTTGCAAATTGCGCTTTAGCCGGCGAGATTAGCTATAATGGAAGTGATAATAGCCTGCTTCTCAAGGATTCCACATCGAATTCCGATCAATATAAAAGCCTCTATTCACAAACAAACCTTTCCGGAAATACCATCACAGTCATTGGCGGGTCAGACAAGCAGATAGAATGGTCGACAACAGATGGCGCCATTGCACCTTATATTATTTATGGCGGGGTCGATATCTTCGAAGAAAATAAAGCGGCTTCCCACCCCCTTAGCGATAATATCTCCGCTAACAACCTCATCGTAAAAAATGTTTCCTATGACTGGTCAGCCGTTACTGCGGAAAGTAACCATTCTTATTTTCAACCTGGTCAATTCGGTGGCGGTTCCATAATCGGCGGGCTGAGCTATGGCAATGGTCCAAATACAAGCGGTAATGAGGAGCAAACAAACGGAGTACATGGCAAAAGCATTTCCGGAAACTCCATTATCGTTGAAAATGTCAGCGTGACGGGCGGTAATGGCGGTCATGCGGCGAATGAAAGCAATGTGATGTCAACCGTTGCAGGGAGCAGTATCGGAGGCATGGGGGGAGCTTCTATTTTTGGTGGATTGAGCATTGGAGTTACCGAATACGCGTTCGACCATGATGGCGCTGAGGGCGACAGCGGAAACGGCGGCGACGTATTCAATAATACAATAAGTTTGAAAAATGTAACCCTCATTGGCGGTGCTGGTGGCAATGGCGGAGCTAATCCTGATATGGGTGATAATAACGCGGGAGGTCTAGGTGGTTTCGGCGGCGGCTCCGTCTTTGGTGGTGTCAGTATCGGTGCTGCAGGTGGACCTCTTGCAGCCGGTGATGGCGGTGCAGTCCATGATAATAAAATTACTCTTGTCAATGTCACATTGACTGGCGGAAATGGCGGAAATGGCGGTTTGTCACAATATAATGCCGGTTCTGGCAATGGTGGCGTGGCTGGAGGCTCTGTCTTCGGCGGTTTATCTATCTCCAGTGCCAATGGTTTTGGCACAAAAACATCTGGCAAAGGTGGAAATGTTTACAACAATCATATTCTTCTCGACAATGTCACTTTAAATGCCGGCAATGTCGGCAGAAGCGGAGGAAAAGGTAGTACGGGCGGTGCCGGAATTGACGGGCTTGAAGGCGGCTCTGTTTTTGGCGGAGCCAGTATCGGCGGAGCAAGCGGAGATGGTGATGGCGGAGAAAGCACGTCCGGAAAAGGTGGCGATGTTAAAGACAATACAATCGTCATTTCCGGAAAAACCCATATCTCCGGCAATGTTTATGGCGGCTTTTCGCAAGGTGGTGCAGCCGGTAGAGACGCGAAAACAGGTTTGTCTGGCGACATAACAGGAAATGCCATTACGCTTGAAGGTGATGAAATTACCATCGGCAAGCGCGACGCAAGCGGCAATATAGTAAGTTACGGCGCAATTTATGGCGGTTACAGTCTGAAAGGCGACGGTACAATCAATGAATTGGCCAATGTCTTTACCGGTAACACTCTCACTCTTGACGGCTATCGCGGTAAAGTCTCCGGCATTTATAATTTCCAGAATTATCACTGGATTTTGCCGACCGATGTGAAAAATGGTGATACCTTGATAAAAATTGCCGAAGGTGGCAAAGCTGTTGATCTCACCAATACCAACCATACAATTGCCGATATGGCTCCTTCGGGTAACCGCCTTGAGACCGGCAATATCGTAACTTTGATCGACAAAACCAGCGGAACACTGAACGCACAAAGCCCTTACACCATTCATCAAGGGCAATTCATTGTCTATCAGGCAAAACTTCAACAGACGCACGACAGCGATAATGCTCTTGTCCTGAAAATTGCCAGAAGACAAAATGACGGCACAACCGGAAACAATAGCGGCGGCGAAGACAACACTGGTGGCGAAAACAATCAGCAAGGGGGGCAATCGGCCGCACAATTGAACCCGCAGTCGAAGGCTTATTCGGAAGGTCGTGCAGCAAGTCTCGCCTTTGTTTCGCAAGGCTCCGATGTTATTGCCAACAGCATGGGCACAATCAGCAGCATGGCAACAAGAACGGATAACCGCTTCAATCATCCGCTCTATGTTCCCTTTATCATGACCGGCGGTTCTTCCTCGCGCTATCAGACAGGAAGCCATGTCAGCGTTGACGGTTTCAATATGATTGCCGGACTTGCTTTCGGCTTTAACCTTGAAGCTGGTCATAAAGTCACCACCGGCGCATTTTTCGAATATGGCCGCGGCACTTATGACACTTACAACAGTTTCGACCGTTTCGCTTCCGTCCATGGTGACGGTGACAGCGATTATAAGGGCGGTGGCATTCTTGCCCGTATCGAATTTGCCGGCACCGGCCTTGGGTTGGTCAAAAACCTGAAACCCGACGAAACGGACGGGCTTTATGCCGATGCGGCTTTACGTTTTGGCCAGTCGGACGGGAAGTTTACTGCCGGTCGAAAATTCGGTCTTGAAGAACAGGTGGTCGACTATCACGGTTCTTATGACAGCACGGTCAATTATTTTGGTGGTCATGTCACGGGCGGCTATGTCTTCAATTTTGATGATCGGCGTGCCCTTGATGTCTATGGCCGCTATTTATGGACACGTATGGAAAGCGATACGGTAAAAATCGACCAAGAAAAATTGCATTTTGACAGTGCAACGAGTTCACGTATCGAGCTCGGCTCCCGTTATTCCTATCAATATAATGATTGGTTCAAGCCTTATATCGGTGCGACTTATGATTACGAGTTTGAAGGCGATGTCGGTGCAAAAGCTTATGAATTCAATTTGCACAAACCGTCACTTGAAGGCTCGACCGGTATTTTTGAAGCAGGCTTCAAGTTGAACCCGTTGAGAAACAACAAGGCTTTGACAATCAATGTTGATGGTCAGGGTTATGTCGGCGCCCGTCAGGGTGGCGGTGGCGGTGTCAAACTCAAATACGAGTTCTGA
- a CDS encoding ROK family protein: protein MQNQNLEFPVLIGDIGGTNMRFSLILNQAGEQMAISTRKVNDFPTIEEAIRQTILPLIKAPLKSLFLAIAGPVTGEVIKLTNCDWVINPRQLMEEFGFNEVFIINDFEAQALSTIVLPQKYLEPIGPINTATDDTKVIIGAGSGLGIAGLTYLNGHYIPIEGEGGHIDFAPQSEEDFALYPFLKKIVGRVSAEELLSGRGLLNIYRAFCEMRGATPTIEVPEVITSEALTAHEQQAYDAVQFFINYLARLAGDFALIFKAEGGVYIGGGILPEMLPLIDEDEFRQNFIHKQPHEKLLEKIPTFIITHPRAALVGMESYVHQPERFMLDKEGRFFVNHAD, encoded by the coding sequence ATGCAAAATCAAAATCTGGAATTTCCTGTTCTTATCGGCGATATTGGTGGCACCAATATGCGGTTTTCGCTCATCCTCAATCAGGCCGGCGAACAAATGGCAATTTCCACCCGCAAAGTGAATGATTTTCCAACTATTGAAGAAGCCATTCGCCAGACTATTCTGCCATTGATAAAAGCCCCCTTAAAATCGCTCTTTCTCGCCATTGCCGGTCCGGTAACGGGAGAGGTTATCAAGCTTACCAACTGCGACTGGGTCATCAATCCTCGCCAACTCATGGAAGAATTCGGCTTCAATGAAGTTTTCATTATCAATGATTTCGAGGCGCAGGCACTTTCCACTATTGTACTGCCGCAAAAATATCTTGAACCAATCGGCCCGATAAACACTGCGACAGATGATACAAAAGTCATTATCGGCGCCGGTTCGGGGCTTGGCATTGCCGGTCTTACCTATCTGAACGGGCACTATATCCCGATTGAAGGTGAAGGCGGGCATATCGACTTTGCCCCGCAAAGCGAAGAAGACTTTGCCCTCTACCCGTTTTTGAAAAAGATTGTCGGGCGTGTGAGCGCCGAGGAATTATTGAGCGGACGCGGACTTTTAAACATTTATCGCGCCTTTTGCGAGATGCGCGGCGCAACACCCACCATCGAAGTCCCCGAAGTCATCACCTCCGAAGCTTTAACTGCCCATGAACAACAAGCTTATGACGCAGTACAATTTTTTATCAATTATCTGGCGCGTTTGGCCGGTGATTTTGCGCTCATTTTCAAGGCCGAAGGCGGTGTTTATATCGGTGGCGGCATTCTGCCTGAAATGTTACCACTCATTGACGAGGATGAATTCCGCCAAAATTTCATCCATAAACAACCTCATGAAAAACTGCTTGAAAAAATCCCTACCTTTATCATCACCCATCCTCGGGCCGCACTCGTCGGTATGGAATCCTATGTCCATCAACCCGAGCGCTTTATGCTTGATAAAGAAGGCCGTTTCTTTGTCAACCATGCCGATTAA
- the mepA gene encoding penicillin-insensitive murein endopeptidase: MSSKFKSFNRILATTLAAVFLPIAAAHSDEPAKQAFGAVKLPSAGQAQSIGFYSKGCLNGAVALPIDGPNWQVMRLSRNRNWGHPATIRFIEQLSRQAAKDGWSGLLIGDISQPRGGPMLNGHASHQIGLDADIWLTAMPDHRLSREERENMQGVSMLKKDSLYADPKKWTPERTALIRDAAESPEVERIFVHPGIKKQLCDTVTGDRSWLQKVRPYWGHFWHFHVRLKCQAGSENCKPQPKVTAGDGCDKSLAWWFTDEPWADKKPKKPTTTTPPKPHIMMVSELPKECTAVLDAPEKSAQ; the protein is encoded by the coding sequence ATGTCTTCAAAGTTCAAGTCATTCAACCGGATTTTGGCAACAACATTGGCAGCGGTTTTTTTGCCTATCGCGGCTGCCCATAGTGACGAACCGGCAAAACAGGCTTTTGGCGCTGTCAAATTGCCCTCGGCCGGTCAAGCGCAATCCATCGGTTTTTATTCAAAAGGCTGTCTTAATGGCGCGGTAGCCCTGCCCATCGACGGGCCGAACTGGCAAGTCATGCGGCTTTCACGCAACCGCAATTGGGGGCATCCGGCCACCATACGCTTTATCGAGCAATTGTCGCGGCAGGCCGCCAAAGATGGCTGGTCGGGCCTCCTCATTGGCGACATTTCGCAACCGCGCGGCGGGCCGATGCTGAACGGGCACGCCTCCCACCAGATCGGGCTTGATGCAGATATCTGGCTCACCGCCATGCCCGACCACCGTTTAAGTCGGGAAGAAAGAGAAAATATGCAAGGCGTGTCTATGCTTAAAAAAGATTCGCTTTACGCCGACCCGAAAAAATGGACACCCGAACGCACAGCGCTTATTCGCGACGCAGCTGAAAGCCCTGAAGTCGAGCGCATCTTTGTGCATCCGGGCATAAAAAAACAATTATGCGATACAGTGACCGGCGACCGGTCATGGCTACAGAAGGTGCGCCCCTATTGGGGGCATTTCTGGCACTTCCATGTCCGGTTGAAATGCCAGGCGGGTTCTGAAAATTGCAAGCCGCAACCAAAAGTGACAGCTGGTGACGGTTGCGACAAATCGCTTGCCTGGTGGTTTACCGACGAGCCTTGGGCCGATAAAAAGCCCAAAAAGCCCACAACCACCACACCACCGAAGCCGCATATTATGATGGTTTCGGAATTGCCAAAGGAATGCACGGCGGTTTTGGACGCACCGGAAAAATCGGCTCAATAA
- a CDS encoding NAD(P)-dependent oxidoreductase, translating into MKQDRTKGKAAEQFMMLGAGYSARAFGLLYGAPVANTSDTTSATKSRICGTTRTKEKFAALESANIEPFLFDEPNPTFFERLETTTHLVISVSPNETMSDAVLNRPDILGSMPELKWIGYLSTIGVYGNHDGGWIDEEAPCHPSLKRNISRLEVEKKWQSFGNKHNIPVGILRLGGIYGPSRNPFMKISQGNKTLVIKKGQFFNRIHVDDIAGVIKAFSSAKREGIFNIVDNEPAAPEDVMHYAAKLMGVTDLEEVPFEKADMSPMARSFYGDNKRILNHKLSKTGYNLKYPDYRTALEAMWKDEKWDKKL; encoded by the coding sequence TTGAAACAGGATAGAACAAAGGGAAAAGCAGCGGAACAATTCATGATGCTTGGAGCGGGCTATTCGGCTCGCGCCTTCGGTTTGCTTTATGGCGCCCCTGTTGCCAACACATCAGACACCACTTCTGCCACAAAAAGCCGGATTTGCGGCACCACACGCACAAAAGAAAAATTTGCCGCTCTCGAAAGCGCCAATATCGAACCATTTCTTTTTGACGAGCCGAACCCGACTTTTTTTGAAAGGCTTGAAACAACAACACATCTTGTTATTTCGGTTTCACCAAACGAGACAATGAGCGATGCGGTTTTGAACCGGCCCGACATTCTTGGATCTATGCCGGAATTAAAATGGATAGGCTATCTTTCCACCATTGGCGTTTATGGCAATCATGACGGTGGGTGGATTGACGAGGAAGCCCCCTGTCACCCGTCACTCAAACGAAATATTTCCCGCCTTGAAGTGGAAAAAAAATGGCAGTCCTTCGGAAACAAGCACAATATCCCCGTTGGCATTTTGCGCCTTGGCGGCATTTATGGCCCGTCGCGCAATCCTTTTATGAAAATAAGTCAGGGCAATAAAACGCTTGTCATCAAAAAGGGGCAGTTTTTCAACCGCATTCATGTTGATGATATTGCAGGTGTCATCAAGGCGTTTTCTTCGGCAAAACGTGAAGGCATTTTCAATATTGTCGATAATGAACCGGCAGCGCCTGAAGATGTCATGCATTATGCGGCAAAATTGATGGGGGTAACCGATCTTGAAGAAGTTCCCTTCGAAAAAGCCGATATGTCGCCCATGGCACGTTCTTTTTATGGTGATAATAAAAGAATATTGAATCATAAACTCTCAAAAACAGGATATAATCTGAAATATCCCGATTACCGAACCGCATTGGAGGCAATGTGGAAAGATGAAAAATGGGATAAAAAGCTCTAG
- the queG gene encoding tRNA epoxyqueuosine(34) reductase QueG yields the protein MPISTSKDKAKLKDFLVLRDFLIKEAAAQGFDAIAITGCNNQKAAHHLVEALHHGYHGTMEWMVETAKRRMEPVNLWPDVKSVIMLAMNYGPDAHEFHQRPDKSSGNISYYARHRDYHELIKGRLKQIASRFVSRFGGDVKVFVDTAPVMEKPLAQLAGLGWQGKHTNLVSREFGSWLFLGSIFTDVELPFNQPEVDHCGSCHACLSACPTHAFPAPYQLDARRCISYLTIELKEQIPLSFRKAIGNRIYGCDDCLSACPWNKFARTTREIKLKAREDLIAPKLDFLLKLDDAAFRSFFTASPVKRIGRNRFIRNCLIAAGNSADRSLVSVVKPHLKDPDPLVAGMAVWALKQLLTKAEFDELAKRSITFSSNPDVLKEWED from the coding sequence ATGCCGATCTCGACTTCTAAGGACAAAGCAAAACTTAAGGATTTTCTGGTCCTCAGGGATTTTCTTATCAAAGAAGCCGCAGCTCAGGGTTTCGATGCCATTGCAATCACCGGTTGCAACAATCAAAAAGCGGCCCACCACCTTGTCGAAGCCTTACACCACGGCTATCACGGAACTATGGAATGGATGGTTGAAACCGCCAAACGGCGTATGGAACCTGTGAATTTATGGCCGGACGTCAAATCGGTCATTATGCTTGCTATGAATTACGGGCCGGATGCACATGAATTCCACCAGAGACCCGACAAAAGCTCGGGCAATATTTCCTATTATGCCCGCCATCGTGATTATCATGAATTGATAAAAGGGCGTCTCAAGCAGATAGCCTCGCGCTTTGTTTCGCGTTTCGGTGGCGATGTCAAAGTGTTTGTCGATACCGCACCCGTTATGGAAAAACCTCTTGCCCAACTTGCCGGACTTGGCTGGCAGGGGAAGCACACAAATCTTGTAAGCCGTGAATTCGGCTCATGGCTTTTTCTCGGTTCCATTTTTACCGATGTGGAACTCCCTTTTAATCAGCCTGAAGTCGACCATTGCGGTTCCTGCCACGCCTGTCTTTCCGCCTGCCCTACCCATGCCTTTCCTGCCCCTTATCAGCTCGATGCACGCCGCTGCATTTCCTATCTGACCATCGAACTTAAAGAGCAAATTCCGCTTTCATTCCGTAAAGCCATCGGCAACCGCATTTATGGCTGTGATGATTGCCTTTCCGCCTGCCCGTGGAACAAATTTGCCCGAACGACACGTGAAATCAAACTCAAAGCACGAGAAGATCTGATTGCCCCGAAACTCGATTTTCTTTTGAAACTTGATGATGCGGCCTTCCGTTCATTTTTTACCGCGTCTCCGGTCAAACGCATCGGGCGAAACCGCTTTATCCGCAATTGTCTGATTGCTGCGGGAAACAGCGCCGACCGCTCGCTTGTCAGTGTGGTCAAGCCGCATTTGAAAGATCCCGACCCGCTTGTTGCCGGTATGGCTGTCTGGGCCTTGAAACAACTCCTCACAAAAGCCGAATTTGATGAATTGGCAAAGCGTTCTATAACATTCTCTTCAAACCCCGATGTGTTAAAGGAATGGGAAGATTGA
- a CDS encoding glutathione S-transferase family protein has translation MLTLFHHPMSSSSRFVRLILNEYDVATNLIEEHEWARRREFLALNPAGSIPVLLAEREVPLCGAYVIYEYLDETRGGLRRDQRFFPENPLERAEVRRLTEWFLSKLESEVTRHIVRERIYKREIPLAQGGGAPDSQTLRYARANIRPHMKYLEWLAASRDWLAGTSISYADLAAAAALSVLDFMGEIDWKTFPASRDWYMRIKSRPSFRPLLNDRIRGIAPSTHYADLDF, from the coding sequence ATGCTAACGCTTTTTCATCATCCGATGTCTTCTTCGTCCCGTTTTGTAAGGCTCATCCTTAACGAATATGATGTAGCCACCAACCTTATCGAAGAGCATGAATGGGCACGCCGGCGCGAATTTCTTGCGCTCAATCCGGCTGGCAGTATACCGGTCCTTCTGGCAGAACGTGAAGTGCCGCTTTGCGGTGCCTATGTGATTTATGAATATCTTGATGAAACGCGCGGCGGCTTGCGTCGTGACCAGCGCTTCTTTCCCGAAAACCCGCTTGAACGCGCAGAGGTTCGCCGCTTGACCGAATGGTTTTTATCGAAGCTTGAAAGCGAAGTAACCCGTCACATTGTGCGCGAACGTATTTATAAACGCGAAATACCGCTGGCACAGGGAGGTGGAGCACCCGATTCACAAACTTTGCGCTATGCCCGTGCCAATATCCGCCCGCATATGAAATATCTCGAATGGCTTGCCGCCTCGCGTGACTGGCTCGCCGGAACCTCTATTTCTTATGCCGATCTTGCCGCTGCTGCGGCTCTTTCTGTCCTTGATTTTATGGGAGAAATCGACTGGAAAACTTTTCCTGCCTCGCGCGACTGGTATATGCGCATCAAATCGAGACCCTCGTTTCGTCCGCTTTTGAATGACCGCATAAGAGGCATTGCTCCGAGCACGCATTATGCCGATCTCGACTTCTAA
- the yihA gene encoding ribosome biogenesis GTP-binding protein YihA/YsxC, protein MTDSPALAGLFARNWIFIRGVPAMKFLPPEGPAEIAFAGRSNVGKSSLINALVGHKGLARTSNTPGRTQELNYFVPDGFAGTVDDLPPLALVDMPGYGFAEAPKAQVDQWTKLIFDYLRGRTTLKRVYVLIDARHGIKKNDQDVLTLLDKAAVSYQIVLTKIDKIKPAELQKLIDNTHKVIVKRPAAFPHIIATSSEKGIGLDDLRGTILEAASPLAR, encoded by the coding sequence GTGACAGATAGTCCTGCATTGGCGGGACTTTTTGCCCGTAACTGGATTTTTATCCGCGGTGTACCGGCAATGAAGTTTCTGCCGCCCGAAGGGCCCGCCGAAATTGCCTTTGCCGGCCGTTCCAATGTCGGCAAATCCTCGCTCATCAATGCGCTTGTCGGCCATAAAGGGCTTGCCCGCACGTCAAACACCCCCGGTCGCACACAGGAACTCAACTATTTTGTGCCTGATGGCTTTGCCGGCACTGTGGACGATTTGCCGCCGCTTGCACTTGTCGATATGCCGGGCTATGGCTTTGCCGAAGCGCCGAAAGCGCAGGTCGACCAATGGACAAAGCTCATTTTCGACTATTTGCGCGGCCGCACCACTTTAAAACGCGTTTATGTGCTGATTGATGCCCGCCATGGCATCAAAAAGAACGATCAGGATGTGCTCACCCTTCTTGATAAGGCTGCTGTTTCCTATCAGATTGTTCTTACAAAAATCGACAAAATCAAACCGGCTGAACTTCAAAAACTGATTGATAATACCCATAAGGTGATCGTCAAACGCCCTGCCGCTTTTCCCCATATCATCGCCACCTCTTCGGAAAAAGGAATAGGCCTTGATGATTTGAGGGGAACCATTTTAGAGGCCGCCAGTCCGCTTGCCCGTTAG
- the yidC gene encoding membrane protein insertase YidC has product MEYNRNFFIAIGLSLLIILAWQYFYVAPKNADQQKAQEIARQIEKDENAQNQAVPTAENGTVTPPQNKDETNPAGFEMTPDARDAALKKSKRVAIDTPELQGSINLVGAQFDDLFLKNYRLTVDKNSPEIALLNPNGFNTTYIAEFGFTGKGLPAGSLPQFNTEWKVDGENTTLTPKTPVHLVYDNGQGQVFHRVISVDENYMFTISDSVTNNASSVVSLLPYARVARAAPPEHASATYLLHEGMIGVAGDDGLKEEKYSALKDLKPDAANEKKMVFDKVKGGFIGITDKYWAVAAIPPQDEEYTSRFVYFDRLSTHYQSDLTGKVITVASGTTETVTNHLFAGAKRVETINAYQDNLKILKFELLIDWGWFSIITKPMFALIDILFKLTNNFGVAILLVTVILKAVLFPLANKSYKSMARMKVVQPAMMEIRTKYADDKVKQQQAIMELYRTEKINPLAGCWPLLVQFPIFFALYKVLYITIEMRHAPFFGWIQDLAAPDPTSLFNLFGWLPYNVPAFLMIGAWPVIMGITMFLQMRMNPTPPDPTQAMIFTWMPIVFTFMLASFPAGLVIYWAWNNTLSICQQAIIMKSQGAKIELWDNLKAIFKKKPKKETK; this is encoded by the coding sequence ATGGAATATAATCGTAATTTTTTCATTGCTATTGGATTGTCACTCCTTATCATTCTTGCCTGGCAGTATTTTTATGTTGCGCCCAAAAATGCCGACCAGCAAAAGGCTCAAGAAATTGCCCGCCAGATCGAAAAAGATGAAAACGCGCAAAATCAGGCCGTTCCGACTGCCGAAAATGGCACTGTAACACCGCCCCAAAATAAAGACGAAACAAACCCCGCCGGTTTCGAAATGACACCGGACGCACGCGACGCGGCGCTTAAAAAATCCAAACGCGTTGCAATCGACACGCCCGAGCTTCAAGGGTCGATCAATCTTGTCGGTGCCCAGTTCGATGACCTGTTTTTGAAAAATTACCGCTTGACAGTTGACAAAAACTCGCCGGAAATTGCCCTTCTTAATCCGAACGGGTTCAACACAACCTATATTGCCGAATTCGGTTTTACCGGCAAGGGATTGCCCGCCGGAAGCTTGCCGCAATTCAATACCGAATGGAAGGTTGATGGCGAAAACACAACCTTGACCCCCAAGACACCTGTCCATCTTGTTTATGATAACGGTCAAGGTCAGGTCTTCCACCGTGTGATCTCGGTTGATGAAAATTATATGTTCACCATTTCCGACAGTGTCACCAACAATGCCTCTTCGGTTGTAAGCCTTCTGCCTTATGCGCGCGTTGCCCGCGCTGCTCCTCCCGAACACGCAAGTGCCACCTATCTTCTTCATGAAGGCATGATCGGCGTTGCCGGTGATGACGGCCTCAAGGAAGAAAAATATTCCGCGTTGAAAGATTTGAAACCCGATGCGGCAAATGAAAAGAAAATGGTTTTCGACAAGGTCAAAGGCGGCTTTATCGGCATTACCGACAAATATTGGGCGGTTGCTGCCATTCCTCCGCAGGATGAGGAATATACGAGCCGTTTTGTCTATTTCGACCGTCTTTCCACCCATTATCAGTCGGATTTGACCGGCAAGGTCATCACCGTTGCCTCCGGTACAACCGAAACCGTTACCAATCATCTGTTTGCCGGTGCAAAACGTGTTGAAACCATCAATGCCTATCAGGATAATCTCAAAATTTTAAAATTCGAATTGTTGATTGACTGGGGCTGGTTCTCGATCATCACCAAGCCGATGTTTGCTTTGATCGACATCCTCTTTAAGCTCACCAATAATTTCGGCGTTGCCATTCTGCTTGTCACTGTCATTTTGAAGGCGGTTCTGTTCCCGCTTGCCAACAAGTCCTACAAGTCCATGGCACGCATGAAGGTTGTACAACCGGCCATGATGGAAATCCGCACCAAATATGCCGATGACAAGGTCAAGCAACAACAAGCCATCATGGAGCTTTACAGAACCGAGAAAATCAATCCGCTTGCCGGTTGCTGGCCGCTTCTGGTGCAGTTCCCGATTTTCTTTGCCCTTTATAAAGTGCTCTATATCACCATTGAAATGCGCCATGCGCCGTTCTTTGGCTGGATTCAGGACCTTGCAGCCCCCGACCCGACATCGCTCTTTAACCTGTTCGGTTGGCTTCCCTATAATGTTCCGGCATTTTTGATGATTGGTGCCTGGCCTGTCATTATGGGTATCACCATGTTCTTGCAAATGCGCATGAACCCGACACCGCCCGACCCCACACAGGCCATGATTTTCACATGGATGCCAATTGTCTTTACCTTCATGCTTGCCTCGTTTCCTGCCGGTCTCGTTATCTACTGGGCATGGAACAACACGCTGTCGATTTGCCAGCAGGCAATCATCATGAAAAGCCAGGGTGCAAAGATCGAACTTTGGGACAATCTCAAAGCCATCTTCAAAAAGAAACCGAAGAAAGAGACCAAATAA
- the rnpA gene encoding ribonuclease P protein component, producing MSDKSFLRLRKRADFLALRNGEKRRGPFFLLESKSRNLPEEIRAITPPRVGFTVTRKNGNAVKRNRIKRRLREAFRLSLKRDIAAGTDYVIIARPDALIASFDSLTGEMERRFRQKLQNSKR from the coding sequence ATGAGTGACAAATCCTTCCTCCGCCTTCGTAAAAGGGCGGATTTTTTGGCATTAAGAAACGGCGAAAAACGGCGCGGTCCGTTTTTTCTTCTCGAATCGAAAAGCCGGAATTTGCCGGAAGAAATCAGGGCAATAACGCCGCCGCGTGTCGGTTTTACTGTCACACGCAAAAATGGTAATGCAGTCAAGCGCAATCGCATCAAACGGCGTTTACGCGAGGCTTTCCGGCTTTCATTAAAGCGTGACATTGCCGCCGGGACAGATTATGTCATTATTGCGCGGCCCGATGCGCTTATAGCATCATTCGACAGTCTGACCGGAGAAATGGAACGTCGGTTCAGGCAAAAATTACAAAACTCGAAACGGTAA